Proteins found in one Prochlorococcus marinus XMU1405 genomic segment:
- a CDS encoding aminotransferase class I/II-fold pyridoxal phosphate-dependent enzyme: MSISSFLTKKFSKSLFFPAHNRGAALPEKLVKLLKTQPGYWDLPELPEIGSPLSQSGLIAKTQKEFSAKFGAKGCFFGVNGASGLIQSAVISMAKPGETILIPRNVHISVIKICAMQNINTIFFDLDLLSETGHYKPITKIWLEDVFKKINFIEKKIVGVILTSPSYQGYAGDLEPLIDLCHQKKLPVLVDEAHGSYFLFCENLNLPKSALVSNADLVVHSLHKSLNGLTQTAALWYKGNLVNEHNLINSINLLQTTSPNSLLLSSCEESIKDWLNKKSLSKYQKRILEAKSIYKKLIQKNIPLIETQDPLKIVLNTSKVGIDGFTADKFFYKNGLIAELPEMMTLTFCLGFANQRDFLNLFEKLWNKLLLNSKKLKSLKVLQSPFKLVQEPEIEIGIAWRSETKSISFSQSLNKISGDIICPYPPGIPLVVPGEKIDIDRFNWINNQSLCNKDLVNFNIRVIQQ, encoded by the coding sequence ATGAGCATTTCATCTTTTCTAACTAAAAAGTTTTCAAAGTCACTTTTCTTTCCCGCTCATAACAGAGGGGCAGCTTTACCCGAGAAATTAGTGAAATTATTAAAAACGCAACCTGGGTATTGGGACTTGCCGGAACTACCAGAGATAGGGTCACCTCTATCCCAAAGCGGATTAATTGCCAAAACTCAAAAAGAATTCTCTGCGAAATTTGGTGCTAAAGGATGCTTTTTTGGAGTTAATGGAGCCTCAGGATTAATACAATCAGCGGTAATTTCAATGGCAAAACCTGGTGAAACGATACTAATACCAAGAAATGTTCATATAAGTGTTATAAAAATCTGTGCGATGCAGAACATAAATACAATATTTTTTGACCTCGATTTATTATCAGAAACTGGTCATTACAAACCAATAACAAAAATATGGTTGGAAGATGTATTTAAAAAAATAAATTTTATTGAAAAAAAAATTGTAGGGGTAATTCTTACTAGCCCATCTTATCAAGGTTATGCAGGAGATTTAGAACCTTTAATAGATCTTTGTCATCAAAAAAAATTACCTGTTTTGGTTGATGAAGCTCATGGTTCTTATTTCCTTTTTTGTGAAAACCTTAACCTACCAAAATCCGCTTTAGTATCAAATGCTGACTTAGTCGTTCACTCCTTGCATAAGTCGCTAAATGGTTTAACTCAAACGGCTGCACTTTGGTACAAAGGGAATCTAGTAAATGAGCATAATTTAATCAATAGTATTAATTTGTTGCAAACTACTAGTCCAAATTCTTTATTACTTTCTTCTTGTGAAGAGTCTATTAAAGACTGGCTAAATAAAAAAAGTTTATCAAAATATCAAAAAAGAATTTTAGAGGCAAAAAGTATCTATAAAAAATTAATCCAAAAGAATATTCCTCTTATAGAAACCCAAGACCCCTTAAAAATAGTATTAAACACCTCTAAAGTAGGAATTGATGGTTTCACTGCTGATAAATTTTTTTATAAAAATGGTCTTATTGCTGAATTACCAGAAATGATGACTCTAACTTTTTGCTTAGGATTTGCTAATCAGAGAGATTTTCTTAATTTATTTGAAAAGTTGTGGAATAAATTACTGTTAAATTCTAAAAAATTAAAAAGTTTAAAAGTACTCCAATCGCCCTTTAAACTAGTTCAAGAACCTGAAATTGAAATTGGAATTGCTTGGAGAAGTGAGACTAAGAGTATCTCTTTCTCTCAATCATTAAATAAAATATCAGGAGATATTATTTGCCCTTATCCTCCTGGGATACCTCTAGTAGTTCCTGGAGAAAAAATTGACATCGATAGATTTAATTGGATAAATAATCAAAGTTTGTGCAACAAAGATCTGGTAAATTTTAATATAAGAGTCATACAACAATAG
- a CDS encoding alpha/beta fold hydrolase — MTKSNFEQFSDLNIEFFERAKLSLLDPLALYLANDVKWIKLNDNWNSLKFPVVMGGKGQPIILLHGFDSSFLEFRRIYQSLKKNFQVIVPDLLGFGFSPRCATNEYNPSKIISFLIDLLKTLQITKNIKVIGASMGGSAALKLAFEITDSIDKIILLSPAGLFGEPKSIPFPLNQIGSSFLGLPQVRKSLCRQAFAFPEECVGEMEEQIASIHLGCQGWRNSLASFAKSGGFAGTNKYIQNIPIKAICGENDRILGKKEIKKIRKIEKLNYVGLQNCGHLPHIDLPSLSTKIIQDYFLE, encoded by the coding sequence TTGACTAAATCCAACTTCGAACAATTTAGTGATTTAAATATTGAATTTTTTGAGAGAGCAAAATTGTCTCTTTTGGATCCATTGGCTCTTTATTTAGCAAATGATGTTAAGTGGATCAAACTAAATGATAACTGGAATTCTTTGAAATTCCCTGTAGTTATGGGAGGGAAAGGTCAACCTATAATTCTCCTACATGGCTTTGATAGTAGTTTTTTAGAGTTTAGGAGAATATATCAATCACTAAAAAAAAATTTCCAAGTTATAGTTCCTGATTTACTAGGATTTGGTTTTAGTCCTAGGTGCGCAACAAATGAATACAATCCTTCGAAAATAATTTCATTTTTAATTGATCTCCTTAAGACTTTGCAAATAACAAAAAATATTAAAGTTATTGGGGCCTCTATGGGAGGTTCAGCAGCTTTAAAACTTGCTTTTGAAATTACTGATTCCATTGATAAGATTATCCTTTTATCTCCCGCAGGATTATTTGGAGAACCTAAGAGCATCCCTTTTCCTCTTAACCAAATCGGTTCCTCATTTCTTGGATTGCCGCAGGTTAGAAAAAGTCTTTGCAGGCAAGCATTTGCTTTCCCAGAAGAATGTGTTGGTGAAATGGAAGAGCAAATTGCTTCAATTCATTTAGGTTGCCAAGGATGGAGGAATTCACTTGCATCATTTGCAAAAAGTGGAGGGTTTGCTGGGACAAATAAATATATTCAAAATATCCCAATTAAAGCAATATGTGGAGAGAATGATCGTATTCTGGGAAAAAAAGAGATTAAAAAAATAAGAAAAATTGAAAAATTAAATTATGTAGGGTTGCAAAATTGTGGCCATCTTCCTCATATAGATTTACCATCATTATCGACTAAAATTATTCAAGATTATTTTTTGGAATAA
- a CDS encoding phosphatidate cytidylyltransferase translates to MRFRSGLLIGIFGLIVVLLGGWFFTLAIALLTYLALLEFFRMAEFKGIKPATKTTLFSSFVIIISTYLEAIGLLEGEISNSILPICSVGICTWLLLQPKPGTISDIAASIFGLFYLGFLPSYWIKLRGLESVIISSNQGLISFENLSNTTGIHLTLTSCFLIVASDIGSYFIGKSFGKKSLSSISPSKTIEGLIGGISCSVLLAIFFAFSLNWENPLLVGILYGILISLMALVGDLIESMMKRDAKIKDSGTFLPGHGGILDRIDSYIFTPSILYYIFILLKYLN, encoded by the coding sequence ATGAGATTTAGAAGCGGATTACTTATAGGAATATTTGGTTTAATTGTTGTTTTATTGGGGGGATGGTTTTTTACATTAGCAATAGCTTTACTCACTTATTTAGCATTATTAGAATTTTTTAGAATGGCTGAATTTAAAGGAATAAAACCAGCCACAAAAACCACATTATTTTCATCTTTCGTTATTATTATTTCTACTTATCTTGAGGCCATAGGTTTACTTGAGGGAGAGATATCAAATTCAATTTTGCCTATCTGTTCAGTTGGGATATGCACTTGGTTACTACTACAACCAAAACCTGGAACAATTTCAGATATTGCAGCGTCTATTTTTGGATTATTCTATTTAGGTTTTTTGCCTAGTTACTGGATTAAGTTAAGGGGATTAGAGTCAGTGATAATAAGTTCAAATCAAGGTTTGATTTCATTTGAAAACTTATCAAATACTACAGGTATTCATTTAACTTTAACTTCTTGTTTCTTAATTGTAGCTAGTGATATTGGTTCTTATTTCATTGGGAAGTCATTTGGTAAAAAATCTCTTTCTTCAATATCTCCTAGCAAAACAATAGAAGGTTTAATTGGAGGAATATCCTGTTCGGTTTTATTAGCAATATTTTTCGCATTTTCACTGAATTGGGAAAATCCATTATTAGTTGGAATTTTATATGGAATTTTAATTTCTCTTATGGCTTTAGTTGGAGATTTAATTGAATCAATGATGAAGAGAGATGCAAAAATAAAAGATTCCGGAACTTTTTTACCAGGACATGGAGGAATTCTTGACAGAATTGACAGCTATATTTTTACTCCATCTATCTTGTATTACATTTTTATACTTCTCAAGTATCTAAATTAA
- a CDS encoding iron-containing alcohol dehydrogenase yields the protein MQSISPETIFRGKDAWEKALPQIANLTKRPLILGRSLYTKEIKSKIFRDLKNLDLDVSLANLQFDCCYEDISTVKNVILNNNNDSVIAAGGGKVLDSGKYIAECLNIPCITVPLSAATCAGWTALSNIYTKKGQFIKDVALRSCPKVLVYDHKFIQTAPSRTLASGIADALAKWYESSITSSTIDDGLVQQAIQISRVLRDQLLIDGEKALKDPFENNSSWRNIIEACGLTAGLVGGIGGEKCRTAAAHAIHNAITQIITPNKFLHGEIVGVGLLLQLRLEEIKNNNKLAEQSIKQLLVLMKELNLPTTISELGINVFENKNLEKIADFTCREKSEIHFLPFEISKQDIIEVITNFEKQKIKI from the coding sequence ATGCAATCAATATCTCCAGAAACTATATTTAGGGGGAAGGATGCATGGGAAAAAGCTTTACCTCAGATTGCTAATTTAACCAAAAGACCTTTAATTTTAGGTAGAAGTCTTTATACCAAAGAGATTAAAAGTAAAATTTTTAGAGATTTAAAAAATCTAGACCTTGATGTTTCTTTAGCTAATTTACAATTTGATTGCTGTTATGAAGATATTTCAACAGTTAAGAATGTCATCTTAAATAATAATAATGATTCTGTTATCGCAGCAGGAGGAGGTAAAGTTCTTGATTCTGGCAAATATATAGCAGAGTGCCTTAATATTCCTTGTATCACAGTTCCACTTAGTGCTGCAACCTGCGCGGGATGGACTGCCTTATCAAATATTTATACGAAAAAAGGTCAATTTATAAAGGATGTTGCACTGAGATCTTGTCCAAAAGTCCTAGTCTACGATCATAAATTTATTCAAACAGCTCCCTCAAGAACACTTGCAAGCGGAATAGCAGATGCTTTAGCAAAATGGTATGAATCTTCAATAACTAGTTCAACTATAGATGATGGTCTTGTTCAACAAGCTATTCAGATTTCAAGAGTTCTAAGAGATCAATTACTAATAGATGGAGAAAAAGCCCTTAAAGACCCATTTGAAAATAATTCCTCTTGGAGAAATATTATAGAAGCATGTGGACTTACAGCAGGATTAGTTGGAGGTATAGGTGGAGAAAAGTGTAGGACAGCCGCAGCACATGCTATTCATAATGCAATTACTCAGATAATTACTCCAAATAAATTCTTACATGGCGAGATTGTTGGAGTTGGATTGTTATTGCAATTAAGACTTGAAGAAATCAAAAATAATAATAAATTAGCTGAACAGTCTATTAAACAATTGTTAGTACTTATGAAAGAATTGAATTTGCCAACCACTATTTCAGAATTAGGAATTAATGTTTTCGAAAATAAAAATTTAGAAAAAATTGCTGATTTCACTTGTAGAGAAAAATCTGAAATTCACTTCTTGCCTTTTGAAATTAGTAAACAAGATATAATTGAAGTTATTACAAATTTTGAAAAACAAAAAATCAAAATATAA